The Argiope bruennichi chromosome 9, qqArgBrue1.1, whole genome shotgun sequence genome contains a region encoding:
- the LOC129985100 gene encoding uncharacterized protein LOC129985100: MIAERRLKGTIKILQAKNLLESYEDVFHEWLKEEIIEPVDITRLDDLLCTYLPHRTVIKENSTTKIRPVFDASAKQKNELSLNSCLEKGPNLVELIPSILNRFRLGAFGIIADIKKAFLQISISDKDREYLRFLWFESGDPDKLKIYRHKRVVFGINASPFLLGATILYHLDHVPEHLQGVAKKLKTSMYVDNCVTSLDSIEEVEAFIEHSKEIMMSAKFDLREWRFNKDKSTFHRTGEKSPAHEENVSVLGLEWNPEDDTLRCAYKKDVFEAIPLTKRSILSPANQLFDPLGILSPVTVRFKILMQDCWRAKLSWDAELSDELVKKFLKLKRDLTYVDNLTIPRRLVINLKERNNLSFHVFCDASQLAYATCIYLRCENEEGVSCQLIQSRSQVAPLKPVTVSRLELLVCTIGIRLMTTIKRDLHMEDVTTFYWTDSMNTLHWIRNEED, from the coding sequence ATGATTGCGGAAAGAAGACTCAAGGGAACAATTAAGATTCTTCAAGCAAAGAATTTGCTAGAGAGCTATGAAGATGTCTTCCACGAATGgctgaaagaagaaataatagaaCCTGTGGATATTACAAGATTAGATGATCTTCTTTGCACGTACTTACCTCATCGGACCGTGATCAAAGAGAATTCAACAACAAAGATTCGACCGGTCTTTGATGCTTCAGCCAAACAGAAGAATGAATTATCTCTGAACAGCTGTCTTGAAAAAGGACCTAATTTAGTGGAACTGATTCCGAGCATTTTGAATAGATTCCGACTTGGAGCGTTTGGCATAATCGCTGATATCAAGAAAGCATTCCTCCAGATAAGTATTAGCGACAAGGACAGAGAATATCTAAGATTTTTATGGTTTGAAAGCGGAGATCCTGATAAATTGAAGATTTATCGCCATAAACGTGTGGTATTTGGAATAAACGCAAGTCCTTTTCTCCTTGGCGCGACTATTTTGTACCATCTAGATCATGTTCCTGAACATCTTCAAGGGGTAGCGAAAAAACTGAAGACTTCTATGTATGTTGACAATTGTGTCACAAGTTTAGATTCCATAGAAGAAGTAGAAGCCTTTATTGAACACTCAAAGGAAATAATGATGAGTGCTAAATTTGATTTGAGGGAATGGAGATTTAATAAGGACAAATCCACCTTCCACCGAACTGGCGAAAAATCCCCTGCGCATGAAGAAAACGTCTCAGTGTTGGGACTTGAATGGAACCCAGAAGATGACACATTAAGATGCGCttataaaaaagatgtttttgagGCAATTCCATTAACTAAAAGATCAATATTGTCACCAGCAAATCAACTGTTTGACCCTCTTGGAATACTGAGTCCTGTGActgtaagatttaaaattttgatgcaagACTGTTGGAGAGCTAAATTGTCTTGGGATGCTGAACTGTCTGATGAACTtgtcaaaaagtttttgaaactgaaaagagATTTAACTTATGTTGATAATTTAACGATCCCTAGAAGACTGGTAATAAAtcttaaagaaagaaacaatCTATCATTCCACGTTTTCTGTGACGCCTCTCAGTTAGCGTATGCAACCTGCATATATTTGAGATGCGAAAATGAAGAGGGGGTTTCCTGTCAACTCATACAGTCACGATCCCAAGTAGCTCCTTTGAAACCTGTAACAGTTTCCAGATTGGAATTGCTCGTGTGTACTATAGGAATACGCCTCATGACAACAATCAAACGAGATTTACACATGGAAGATGTAACTACATTTTATTGGACGGATTCAATGAATACTTTACATTGGATTAGAAATGAAGAAGATTGA